A region of Acidobacteriota bacterium DNA encodes the following proteins:
- the rpmF gene encoding 50S ribosomal protein L32: MPNPKRRHSPQRKGKRRTHDALSLPSFSVCSNCGNPKLPHRACPECGFYKGRQVIEGSED; this comes from the coding sequence AAATCCAAAACGACGCCATTCTCCGCAGCGGAAAGGCAAGCGCCGCACACACGACGCGCTGTCTCTTCCTTCATTCTCGGTTTGCTCCAACTGCGGTAATCCCAAGCTGCCCCACCGCGCCTGTCCGGAATGCGGGTTCTACAAGGGGCGGCAGGTTATCGAGGGGTCCGAAGACTGA
- the plsX gene encoding phosphate acyltransferase PlsX — MKIAVDAMGGDFGPRVAVEGAVRASQDFNIEVLLVGDEKAICKEFDKLGGRRTLVTIVDAPDAIGMGEGLLAFRRKKKSSIRVGAELVRSGQAGAFVSMGNTAAVVSISRKVIGALRGVDKPALALLAPGAAGLTLLIDVGANANCLPHHLVQFAVMGKTFMETAMGLKDPRVGLMSIGEEDNKGNDLTRDTYEMLQDSPLRFVGNIEGKDLYSGKADVVVSDGFTGNVALKVSEGVVDTLVSMARTEIMKNFFAKIGFLLMKRNLKKVYKKLDYSEYGGAHLLGLNGVCIIGHGRSNATAVRNAVRNSGRFVMEKIHERIQNELPRFEKAWKGAGG, encoded by the coding sequence ATGAAAATCGCCGTGGATGCCATGGGGGGGGATTTCGGCCCGCGGGTGGCCGTTGAGGGCGCCGTTCGCGCGTCCCAGGATTTCAACATCGAAGTCCTTCTTGTCGGCGATGAAAAGGCCATTTGCAAGGAATTCGACAAACTCGGCGGACGCCGGACCCTTGTGACCATTGTCGATGCTCCGGATGCCATCGGCATGGGCGAGGGTCTTCTGGCCTTCCGCCGCAAGAAGAAATCCTCCATCCGCGTCGGCGCCGAGCTCGTCCGCAGCGGCCAGGCCGGCGCCTTTGTTTCCATGGGCAACACCGCCGCCGTCGTCTCTATTTCCCGAAAGGTGATCGGCGCTCTTCGGGGCGTGGATAAACCCGCCCTGGCGCTGCTGGCTCCCGGGGCCGCGGGACTGACCCTGCTGATCGATGTCGGGGCCAATGCCAATTGTCTGCCCCACCACCTCGTCCAATTTGCGGTCATGGGCAAGACGTTCATGGAGACGGCCATGGGATTGAAAGATCCCCGTGTCGGCCTGATGAGCATCGGCGAGGAAGACAACAAGGGAAACGATCTCACCCGGGACACGTACGAAATGCTGCAGGACTCCCCCCTCCGATTCGTCGGAAACATCGAAGGCAAGGATCTTTATTCCGGCAAGGCCGATGTCGTCGTCAGCGACGGATTTACGGGGAACGTGGCCCTGAAGGTTTCCGAGGGGGTTGTCGACACCCTGGTGTCCATGGCCCGAACGGAAATCATGAAGAATTTTTTCGCCAAGATCGGGTTCCTGCTGATGAAAAGAAACCTCAAGAAGGTTTACAAGAAGCTGGATTATTCCGAATACGGAGGCGCTCATCTCCTGGGACTCAACGGCGTCTGCATCATCGGCCACGGGCGGTCCAATGCGACGGCGGTTCGGAATGCCGTCCGCAACAGCGGGCGGTTTGTCATGGAAAAGATCCATGAACGCATCCAGAACGAATTGCCCCGTTTCGAAAAGGCCTGGAAAGGGGCAGGAGGGTAA